A single genomic interval of Rosistilla ulvae harbors:
- a CDS encoding histidine triad nucleotide-binding protein, whose product MTETIFSKIIRKEIPAKIVFEDDLCLAFHDIAPKAPVHVLVIPKKVIRSVADLEPEDHALIGHLFGVIRQVAEQLGLEKGYRVITNSGPEGGQEVLHLHFHVLGGRQLTWSPA is encoded by the coding sequence ATGACTGAAACCATCTTCTCCAAGATCATCCGCAAGGAAATCCCCGCCAAGATCGTCTTTGAAGATGATCTCTGTCTGGCGTTTCACGATATCGCTCCCAAAGCTCCGGTTCACGTGCTGGTGATCCCGAAGAAGGTGATCCGCAGCGTTGCCGATCTGGAGCCGGAAGATCACGCGTTGATCGGGCACTTGTTTGGCGTGATCCGCCAAGTCGCCGAGCAATTGGGGCTGGAGAAAGGTTATCGTGTGATCACCAACAGCGGCCCCGAGGGAGGTCAGGAGGTGCTGCATCTGCACTTCCACGTGCTCGGCGGCCGGCAACTCACCTGGTCCCCGGCGTAA
- a CDS encoding dienelactone hydrolase family protein, translated as MMKSVPMLLAILLVPAFAVAQNRVQPELMEVPEIRSSWDDLTEGIATKEDWIARREVLKRRYLDLLGDQHKPEKPPLDLIVHEDVVVDGLYRRQWISYAVEADERAHAYLGTPLELDGKAPAIVALHGTYQHGSKRAAGLIDNPDKAYLDHLCRRGYVVIAPEHFVSGERTPAAGPYDTAAFYEKHPQWTAVGKFTYEHSIAIDVLQSLPQVDPQRIGALGHSLGGHGTFFLAAYDDRIQASACNCGASFFRHNPNVEGWGRNRWYIYFKPIREGLLKGELPPIDFHEIIALIAPRAFLDVSGLNDGHIPTQKQRLLMLMKIMDVYELNGVPENLGFYVHGRKHSVAHESRQLIYGWMDAHLKPAEATQTHLVVPAAEE; from the coding sequence ATGATGAAATCCGTTCCGATGTTGCTGGCGATCCTGTTGGTCCCAGCGTTTGCTGTCGCTCAGAATCGGGTGCAGCCCGAGCTGATGGAGGTTCCCGAGATCCGTTCGTCTTGGGACGATCTGACCGAGGGGATCGCGACGAAAGAGGACTGGATCGCGCGTCGCGAGGTTCTGAAGCGGCGGTATCTGGATCTGTTGGGCGACCAGCACAAACCGGAAAAGCCGCCGCTGGATTTGATCGTTCACGAAGATGTGGTCGTCGACGGTTTGTATCGCCGTCAGTGGATCAGTTATGCCGTCGAAGCGGACGAACGCGCCCACGCTTATCTGGGAACGCCGCTGGAGCTCGACGGAAAGGCTCCCGCGATCGTGGCGCTGCATGGTACGTACCAGCACGGCAGCAAGCGGGCGGCGGGGCTGATCGACAACCCTGACAAAGCCTATCTCGATCATCTGTGCCGTCGCGGTTATGTCGTGATCGCGCCGGAGCACTTCGTCTCGGGCGAGCGGACGCCGGCCGCGGGCCCTTACGACACCGCCGCTTTTTACGAGAAGCATCCCCAGTGGACGGCGGTCGGAAAATTCACCTACGAGCACTCGATCGCCATCGACGTTTTGCAGAGTCTACCGCAGGTCGATCCCCAGCGGATCGGAGCGCTTGGGCATTCGTTGGGAGGCCACGGCACCTTTTTCCTGGCTGCTTATGACGATCGCATTCAAGCCTCCGCGTGCAATTGTGGAGCGTCTTTCTTTCGGCACAATCCCAACGTCGAAGGCTGGGGACGCAACCGTTGGTACATCTATTTCAAGCCGATTCGCGAGGGGCTGCTGAAAGGTGAACTGCCGCCGATCGACTTCCACGAGATCATCGCCTTGATCGCTCCGCGGGCTTTTCTGGACGTCTCCGGTTTGAACGACGGCCATATTCCAACGCAGAAACAGCGACTGTTGATGCTGATGAAAATCATGGATGTCTACGAACTCAATGGGGTGCCTGAGAACCTCGGCTTCTACGTTCACGGCCGCAAGCATTCGGTGGCTCACGAATCGCGGCAATTGATCTACGGATGGATGGACGCGCATCTGAAACCTGCTGAAGCGACGCAGACGCACCTCGTCGTTCCCGCCGCCGAGGAATGA
- a CDS encoding MGH1-like glycoside hydrolase domain-containing protein, which yields MNKSITAEQQRLLASNERTGNWQRWGPYLSERQWGTVREDYSESGDSWQYFPHDHARSRAYRWGEDGLMGITDRQGRLCFALGLWNGRDPILKERLFGLTGPEGNHGEDVKECYYYLDSTPTHSYMRGLYKYPQARYPYEDLAAVNQSRSRNELEYELTDTGVFDEDRYFDVDVRYAKRAPDDMLIRVLITNRGPDAAVLHVVPQLWFRNTWTWHCTHEGCTARPHLSLNDDGRIVSRHETLGAFQFAADTGPQGEEPTWLFTDNETNAHRHPDLPCESEYYKDAFHQYVIEGDTKAVNPKQHGTKAAPYYLLRMKPGEQVQLQFRLAGNQDIPSGDWFGEAFDASFEERASEADSYYDNVIAKSLSPEERNISRQAYAGLLWTKQFYHFVVDTWLNGDPNGPPAPASRQNIRNKDWRHLFNRDVLSMPDKWEYPWFAAWDSAFHMIPMARLDPHFAKEQLILFLREWYMHPNGQIPAYEWTFSDVNPPVHAWACWSVYESTGEPGNRDRLFLARTFQKLLLNFTWWVNRKDPRGRNVFSGGFLGLDNIGVFDRSKPLPDGGYMEQADGTGWMAFYCGTMLRMALELADNNPAYGDMASKFLEHYVAIAEAMNSMDGDGLWDDQDGFYYDHLYIKDHGTPMRIRSIVGLIPLLTPVILDEAVINRLPGFNKRMKWFLDSKPDLRDRMTYAERKDPNSQQPCHRLLAIPSEARLRRLLSIMLDESEFLSPYGIRSLSAAHREDPFVFELHGVRNEVQYVPGESDSWMFGGNSNWRGPVWMPLNFLIIESLRTYYQFCGDTVQLECPTGSGQLMTLLEIAEELERRLTTLFKADDEGNRPIHGGEARYAEDPAWNDLVLFYEYFHGDNGRGLGASHQTGWTSLVATMLDHQAQSTSKRS from the coding sequence ATGAACAAGTCGATCACGGCCGAACAACAGCGTTTGTTAGCCAGCAACGAGCGGACGGGAAACTGGCAGCGTTGGGGGCCTTATCTTTCGGAGCGTCAGTGGGGGACGGTTCGCGAGGACTATTCGGAAAGCGGCGATAGCTGGCAATACTTTCCGCACGACCACGCTCGCAGCCGCGCCTATCGCTGGGGCGAAGACGGCTTGATGGGGATCACCGATCGCCAGGGACGACTCTGCTTTGCTCTGGGGTTATGGAACGGCCGGGATCCGATTCTCAAGGAGCGGCTGTTTGGGCTGACCGGCCCCGAGGGGAACCACGGCGAAGATGTCAAGGAATGTTATTATTACCTGGACAGCACGCCGACCCATTCGTACATGCGAGGCTTGTACAAATATCCGCAGGCTCGCTACCCATACGAAGACCTGGCGGCGGTCAATCAAAGTCGCAGCCGCAACGAGCTGGAATACGAACTGACCGACACGGGAGTCTTCGACGAAGACCGCTACTTCGATGTCGATGTCCGTTACGCCAAGCGGGCTCCAGACGACATGCTGATCCGCGTGCTGATCACCAATCGCGGACCCGACGCCGCCGTCTTGCACGTCGTGCCTCAGTTGTGGTTCCGCAACACGTGGACCTGGCATTGCACTCACGAAGGCTGCACCGCGCGGCCTCATCTATCGTTGAACGATGACGGGCGGATCGTCTCGCGACACGAGACGCTTGGTGCGTTCCAGTTTGCCGCCGACACGGGGCCTCAAGGCGAGGAACCAACATGGCTGTTTACTGACAACGAAACCAATGCTCACCGGCACCCCGACCTGCCCTGCGAGAGCGAATACTATAAGGATGCGTTTCACCAATACGTGATCGAAGGGGATACCAAAGCGGTTAATCCCAAGCAGCATGGCACCAAAGCGGCTCCCTATTATCTGCTGCGGATGAAGCCGGGCGAACAGGTTCAGTTGCAGTTTCGGCTGGCGGGCAACCAGGACATTCCTAGCGGCGATTGGTTTGGCGAGGCGTTTGACGCCAGCTTTGAAGAACGGGCGTCGGAGGCGGACAGCTATTACGACAACGTGATCGCAAAATCGCTGAGCCCCGAAGAGCGGAACATCTCGCGGCAGGCGTACGCCGGGCTGCTGTGGACGAAGCAGTTCTATCACTTTGTCGTCGACACCTGGCTCAACGGCGATCCCAACGGACCGCCTGCTCCCGCGTCGCGTCAGAACATTCGCAACAAAGACTGGCGGCATCTGTTCAACCGCGACGTGTTGAGCATGCCCGACAAGTGGGAGTATCCGTGGTTCGCGGCTTGGGACAGTGCATTCCACATGATCCCGATGGCGCGGTTGGATCCGCATTTCGCCAAAGAGCAGCTGATCCTGTTCTTGCGGGAATGGTACATGCACCCCAACGGCCAGATTCCCGCGTACGAATGGACCTTCTCCGACGTCAATCCGCCGGTCCACGCTTGGGCTTGTTGGAGTGTCTATGAGTCGACTGGAGAACCCGGCAATCGCGATCGGCTGTTTTTAGCGCGGACCTTTCAAAAGCTGCTGTTGAATTTCACCTGGTGGGTCAATCGCAAAGACCCTCGCGGGCGGAACGTCTTCTCCGGCGGCTTCTTGGGGTTGGATAACATCGGAGTCTTCGACCGCAGCAAACCATTGCCCGATGGCGGCTACATGGAGCAGGCGGACGGGACCGGGTGGATGGCGTTTTATTGCGGCACGATGCTGCGTATGGCGTTGGAACTAGCCGACAATAACCCGGCTTACGGCGACATGGCCAGCAAGTTCCTGGAGCATTACGTGGCGATCGCTGAAGCGATGAACTCGATGGATGGCGACGGTCTGTGGGACGATCAGGACGGCTTCTATTACGACCATCTTTACATCAAAGATCACGGCACGCCGATGCGGATCCGTTCGATCGTGGGGCTGATTCCGCTGTTGACCCCGGTGATTTTGGATGAAGCAGTGATCAACCGCCTGCCCGGATTTAACAAGCGGATGAAGTGGTTCTTGGATTCCAAGCCGGATCTCCGCGATCGGATGACGTATGCGGAACGGAAGGATCCCAACAGCCAACAGCCCTGCCATCGATTGCTGGCGATTCCGTCGGAGGCTCGCTTGCGGCGGTTGCTGTCGATCATGTTGGACGAATCGGAGTTCCTGTCGCCGTACGGAATCCGTTCGCTCTCGGCGGCTCACCGCGAAGATCCGTTTGTGTTCGAATTGCACGGCGTCCGCAACGAGGTGCAATACGTTCCTGGCGAGAGCGATTCGTGGATGTTTGGTGGCAACAGCAACTGGCGCGGGCCGGTCTGGATGCCGTTGAACTTCTTGATCATCGAATCGCTGCGGACCTATTACCAGTTCTGCGGCGATACCGTTCAACTGGAATGCCCGACCGGTTCGGGGCAACTGATGACGCTGTTGGAGATCGCCGAAGAGTTGGAGCGACGGTTGACGACGCTGTTCAAAGCCGACGACGAGGGGAATCGCCCGATCCACGGCGGCGAAGCGCGATATGCCGAGGATCCCGCATGGAACGATCTGGTCTTGTTCTACGAGTACTTTCATGGCGACAACGGTCGCGGTCTGGGGGCGAGTCATCAAACCGGATGGACCTCGTTGGTCGCGACGATGTTGGATCATCAAGCCCAATCGACGTCGAAACGCTCCTAA
- a CDS encoding YdjY domain-containing protein: MLANLIQLRHGNQKSAARVPRSLACLLLTLASIGSATAQPADTSKPIADLPASEDPDRPQRPPTPEESESPTIKGVIAAFDAPKGATRLSPDARLWIDKPNRRVIVDGYVAVREGLLEMFACPAGTKEHESAVAVLARSQYVHAALLAVGATPGRPVQFQPKFSPPTGDRIAIWVLWRDKEGKRHRAKAQEWICKTGTKEQLNTDFVFAGSQWWTDPRSGRDFYSADDGDLVCVSNFASATLDVPIESSKDAEYLEFSACTENIPPRGTPIRMVMIPVSPALNAKPADKDNAADAKPADKPADKPAADAKLDADLDSLGPKDSPATQPTTPDAGSDS; the protein is encoded by the coding sequence ATGCTTGCCAACCTAATTCAACTGCGACACGGCAACCAAAAGAGCGCTGCGCGGGTCCCTCGCTCGTTGGCCTGTTTGTTGTTGACGCTCGCGAGCATCGGATCCGCGACGGCTCAGCCAGCCGACACCAGCAAACCGATTGCCGACCTGCCAGCCAGCGAAGATCCCGACCGTCCGCAACGGCCGCCGACGCCTGAGGAGAGCGAGAGTCCAACGATCAAAGGAGTGATCGCCGCTTTCGACGCCCCTAAAGGTGCAACGCGGTTGTCTCCCGACGCCCGACTGTGGATCGACAAACCGAACCGCCGGGTGATCGTCGACGGATACGTCGCCGTTCGAGAGGGGTTGTTGGAGATGTTCGCCTGCCCGGCGGGGACCAAAGAACACGAATCGGCGGTCGCTGTGCTGGCTCGCAGTCAATATGTCCACGCGGCGTTGCTGGCCGTGGGAGCGACCCCCGGCCGGCCGGTTCAGTTCCAGCCCAAGTTCTCGCCCCCCACCGGCGATCGGATCGCGATCTGGGTGCTGTGGCGCGACAAGGAGGGCAAACGCCATCGAGCCAAGGCGCAAGAATGGATCTGCAAGACCGGAACCAAAGAGCAGCTGAACACCGATTTCGTCTTCGCGGGCAGCCAATGGTGGACCGATCCCCGCAGCGGACGCGACTTTTATTCAGCCGACGACGGCGATCTCGTTTGCGTTTCGAACTTCGCTTCGGCGACGCTGGACGTTCCGATCGAGAGCAGCAAAGACGCGGAGTACCTGGAATTCAGCGCGTGCACCGAAAACATACCACCGCGAGGAACGCCGATCCGGATGGTGATGATCCCCGTCTCACCGGCACTGAACGCAAAACCAGCGGACAAAGATAACGCGGCCGATGCGAAGCCGGCGGACAAACCGGCGGACAAACCGGCGGCCGATGCGAAACTCGATGCCGACTTGGACAGCCTGGGCCCCAAAGATTCGCCCGCCACCCAACCCACAACTCCCGACGCCGGGAGCGATTCTTAA
- a CDS encoding DUF6159 family protein, which yields MFERLSNGYALAKQSLGVLQRDKQLIIFPLLSGISCTLVMISFAIPLVMTGAVENAIEQGQEAGDPMQNPLYLAVLFAFYFVNYFVIVFFNSALIACAVKSFYGERPTLSDGISAAMSRLPQIAGWALLSATVGVILRVIESRSEKVGAIVSGLLGMAWAAASFFVVPVLVIEKAGPFEALKRSATILKSTWGESLGAKGGIGFFGFLASLPCIALIVGGGFLTASIGAAGIAVIVLGVIGLLLVSLISSAMSAIVQAAIYMYGSSGDAPGGFEANNLRGVFAKA from the coding sequence ATGTTCGAACGATTAAGTAATGGGTATGCATTGGCCAAACAAAGCCTGGGCGTACTGCAACGCGATAAGCAACTGATCATCTTCCCGCTGCTCAGCGGAATCAGCTGCACCCTGGTGATGATCTCTTTCGCCATCCCCTTGGTGATGACCGGCGCGGTGGAAAACGCCATCGAACAGGGACAGGAAGCGGGCGACCCGATGCAGAACCCGCTCTACCTGGCGGTTCTGTTTGCCTTCTACTTCGTCAACTACTTCGTGATCGTCTTCTTCAACTCCGCCTTGATCGCATGCGCGGTAAAAAGCTTCTACGGCGAGCGACCGACGCTATCGGACGGCATCTCCGCCGCGATGTCTCGACTGCCCCAGATCGCCGGTTGGGCATTGCTTAGCGCCACCGTCGGCGTGATCTTGCGAGTGATCGAGAGTCGCAGCGAGAAGGTCGGCGCGATCGTTTCAGGATTGTTGGGGATGGCCTGGGCGGCGGCCAGCTTCTTTGTCGTCCCGGTACTGGTGATCGAAAAAGCCGGCCCGTTCGAAGCCCTCAAGCGATCGGCAACGATCCTGAAAAGCACCTGGGGCGAATCGCTGGGTGCCAAGGGAGGAATCGGATTTTTCGGCTTCCTCGCCTCGCTCCCTTGCATCGCCTTGATCGTTGGCGGCGGCTTCCTGACAGCTTCGATCGGAGCAGCAGGAATCGCTGTGATCGTCTTGGGAGTAATCGGCCTGTTGCTGGTTTCGCTGATCTCCAGCGCGATGTCGGCGATCGTGCAAGCCGCTATCTATATGTACGGCTCCAGCGGCGACGCCCCCGGCGGCTTCGAAGCCAACAACCTCCGCGGCGTCTTCGCAAAAGCCTAA
- a CDS encoding DUF1549 domain-containing protein: MGAPGNLLSIEIVTGREVDGIVTLRGRDIAQQCVVLGHYESGQIRDVTRDVQWHPHPEGIVDVSETGYISTLAEGDCTVTAAILGADDATQQTAKIAVRVENLVNDVPINFPDQITPIFTKFGCNGGGCHGKSGGQNGFRMSLLGFEPQEDYEWLVAEGRNRRVFPTSPDHSLLLQKASGVVPHGGGSLVATDSPSYRVMRRWIAQGMPYGSPDDPVVVGIDVLPLEMTMQRGSAQQLTVVARYSDGSTQDVTRTTAFESNDTSMAEVDDAGLVSVDKLSGSVAVMARYQGHVGVFRASIPLGLEVPAPESLSNPIDGWVFENLQELGLPPSPTCDDVTFLRRATIDIVGRLPSIEETRAFIDDTDPERREKLIDRLLASPDYASHFATKWSAILRNKRNAATDRESTFAFYRWLHEAFDNNVPYDQWVRGLLTASGSPDRNAAVGWYREVKDPESLTEDTAQLFMGLRLQCARCHHHPFEVWSQQDYYGLTAFFSRVGRKTGDTPGELLVVHRPGNATATNPKNKQAVPPTSLGNEPLSVDAWDDPRTELADWLTNPDNPFFARAIVNRYWKHYFGRGLVDPEDDMRVTNPASNPKLLDGLAQWFVDSGYDLKALTHLICTSQTYQRSSEPNDWNTDDKLNFSRFYPRRLAAETLLSAIDTVTEVPTQFAGMPAGTSPYELPDNGFNSYFLSVFGRPAGSSACECERSGESNLAQCLHLINSKEVQSKLTGAGGRIARLAAEKSADDALVEELYLAALSRKPIESEAKAATDYLASKPDRRLAIEDLVWAIINTKEFLFNH; the protein is encoded by the coding sequence ATGGGAGCTCCAGGAAATTTGCTATCGATCGAGATCGTCACCGGACGCGAGGTCGATGGTATCGTCACCCTCCGCGGCCGCGACATCGCACAGCAATGCGTTGTGCTGGGGCACTACGAATCGGGGCAGATCCGCGACGTAACGCGCGATGTGCAATGGCATCCGCACCCCGAAGGAATCGTCGACGTTTCGGAAACCGGATACATCAGCACGCTGGCCGAAGGGGACTGCACCGTCACCGCGGCGATTTTGGGAGCCGACGACGCGACGCAGCAGACCGCGAAGATCGCCGTCCGCGTGGAGAACTTGGTCAACGACGTCCCGATCAACTTCCCCGATCAGATCACGCCGATCTTCACCAAGTTCGGCTGCAACGGCGGCGGATGCCACGGCAAAAGCGGCGGCCAAAACGGCTTCCGCATGTCGCTGTTGGGATTTGAACCGCAGGAAGATTATGAATGGCTAGTCGCCGAAGGACGTAACCGCCGCGTCTTCCCGACCTCTCCCGATCACAGCCTGTTGCTGCAGAAAGCATCGGGCGTCGTCCCTCACGGCGGCGGATCGCTGGTCGCAACCGACAGTCCTTCCTACCGCGTGATGCGTCGCTGGATCGCTCAAGGAATGCCCTACGGAAGCCCCGACGATCCCGTGGTTGTTGGCATCGATGTGCTGCCGTTGGAGATGACGATGCAGCGTGGCAGCGCTCAACAATTGACAGTCGTCGCCCGCTACAGCGATGGCTCGACGCAGGATGTTACGCGGACGACCGCCTTCGAATCGAACGACACGTCGATGGCTGAAGTCGACGACGCGGGGCTGGTATCGGTCGACAAACTAAGTGGTTCGGTTGCCGTGATGGCTCGCTACCAAGGTCACGTTGGCGTGTTCCGCGCATCGATCCCTCTGGGTCTGGAAGTGCCAGCGCCCGAATCGCTGAGCAATCCGATCGATGGTTGGGTTTTTGAAAACTTGCAGGAACTGGGACTGCCGCCATCGCCAACCTGTGACGACGTGACGTTCTTGCGCCGTGCGACGATCGATATCGTCGGTCGCTTGCCGTCGATCGAAGAGACGCGTGCGTTCATCGACGACACCGATCCAGAACGTCGCGAAAAGCTGATCGATCGCCTGCTGGCATCCCCCGATTACGCATCGCACTTCGCGACCAAGTGGTCGGCGATTTTGCGGAACAAGCGAAACGCAGCGACCGACCGCGAATCGACGTTTGCCTTCTACCGCTGGTTGCACGAAGCCTTCGACAACAACGTCCCCTACGATCAATGGGTCCGCGGCCTGCTGACCGCATCGGGCTCTCCCGACCGCAACGCGGCTGTCGGTTGGTACCGTGAAGTCAAAGACCCCGAATCGCTTACCGAAGATACGGCTCAGTTATTCATGGGGCTGCGATTGCAATGCGCCCGCTGTCACCACCATCCGTTTGAAGTCTGGAGCCAACAAGATTATTACGGCCTGACCGCCTTCTTCTCGCGCGTCGGCCGCAAGACGGGAGACACGCCGGGCGAGTTGCTGGTCGTGCATCGTCCCGGCAACGCGACGGCGACCAATCCCAAGAACAAGCAAGCCGTTCCGCCGACAAGCCTCGGCAATGAACCGCTATCGGTCGACGCCTGGGACGATCCGCGGACCGAACTGGCCGACTGGCTGACCAATCCCGACAACCCCTTCTTTGCCCGCGCGATCGTCAATCGCTACTGGAAGCATTACTTCGGCCGCGGACTTGTCGATCCCGAAGACGACATGCGAGTCACCAATCCGGCCAGCAACCCAAAACTGCTGGATGGCCTGGCGCAGTGGTTCGTCGATTCGGGCTACGATCTAAAGGCGCTCACGCACCTGATCTGCACATCGCAGACCTACCAACGTTCCAGCGAACCAAACGACTGGAACACCGACGACAAACTGAACTTCTCGCGTTTCTACCCACGCCGACTGGCCGCCGAGACCTTGCTTTCGGCGATCGACACGGTGACCGAGGTCCCGACGCAGTTCGCCGGCATGCCCGCGGGAACCAGCCCCTACGAACTGCCCGACAACGGCTTCAACTCCTACTTCCTTTCGGTCTTTGGCCGGCCCGCGGGAAGCAGTGCGTGCGAGTGCGAACGGAGCGGCGAATCGAACCTGGCCCAGTGCTTGCACTTGATCAACAGCAAAGAGGTGCAGTCCAAACTGACCGGTGCGGGAGGTCGCATCGCGCGGCTGGCGGCTGAGAAATCAGCCGACGACGCCCTTGTCGAAGAACTCTACCTGGCCGCGCTGTCGCGGAAGCCGATCGAATCGGAAGCAAAAGCAGCGACCGATTACCTGGCCAGCAAACCCGACCGCCGACTTGCGATCGAAGATCTGGTCTGGGCGATCATCAACACCAAAGAGTTTTTGTTCAACCACTGA
- a CDS encoding DUF4832 domain-containing protein, with translation MTRTRPFASLPFSIALLLLAALASPTLAQPTASWRFTPADFSYSPGPADNPLKGLVPYQDPPADRFPYSMEFNYLPLAKLVTGPGQYDWQPMDAMLEDIASRGRQTVVRVFLEYPGRKNLIPQFLIDGGLKVHYYMNTNTAPHPPAAIETPDYEDPNLRKTMTDFIAAWGARYDGDPRLAYITAGLLGTWGEWHTYPKSELWASKQVQREILDAYVAAFPKTPVLLRYPAGPNDELYYDSTTYPFGYHDDSFAHSTLPTGRKQDDWYFWPKMLHAGLSQRWQTAPIGGEIRPEVWGCCFDKEPCTAASQSFDECRDVTHATWMMDTGLSRKKADADRYRRAIEAVQKMGYDLQVVAAAAKRQPDGSVKVQVTVENRGIAPFYHHGWTVRLQIASDQKLIGELATDWSPRMIQPGARKTFEHTLDPATLPAGKHQLQLQIPNPMPSGKPLRFANQAVDPRSGALTLGTFAVAG, from the coding sequence GTGACCAGAACTCGCCCGTTTGCAAGCCTCCCATTTTCGATCGCCTTGCTTTTGCTGGCCGCCCTCGCATCGCCAACGCTTGCCCAGCCAACGGCATCGTGGCGATTCACGCCCGCCGATTTCAGCTACTCCCCGGGCCCCGCCGACAATCCGCTCAAAGGTTTGGTTCCCTATCAGGATCCGCCGGCGGATCGGTTTCCGTACAGCATGGAGTTCAACTATCTGCCGCTTGCCAAGCTGGTGACCGGGCCGGGGCAATACGACTGGCAACCGATGGATGCGATGCTCGAAGACATCGCGTCGCGCGGCCGGCAGACCGTGGTCCGCGTCTTCTTGGAATACCCGGGCAGGAAAAACCTGATCCCACAATTTCTGATCGACGGCGGATTGAAGGTTCATTATTACATGAACACCAACACCGCGCCACACCCACCGGCCGCGATCGAGACTCCCGATTACGAAGATCCCAACCTGCGGAAAACGATGACCGATTTCATCGCCGCTTGGGGCGCACGCTACGACGGGGACCCTCGCCTGGCCTACATCACCGCGGGGCTGTTGGGGACGTGGGGCGAATGGCACACCTATCCGAAGTCCGAACTGTGGGCCAGCAAGCAGGTGCAGCGTGAGATCTTGGATGCGTATGTCGCCGCGTTCCCAAAGACACCGGTTCTGCTGCGTTATCCCGCCGGCCCCAACGACGAACTCTACTACGACAGCACCACCTATCCCTTCGGATACCACGACGACTCGTTCGCTCATTCGACACTCCCCACCGGGCGGAAGCAGGACGATTGGTACTTCTGGCCCAAGATGTTGCACGCTGGTTTGTCGCAGCGCTGGCAGACCGCGCCGATCGGAGGCGAGATTCGGCCGGAGGTCTGGGGCTGCTGTTTCGATAAGGAACCTTGCACCGCCGCATCGCAGAGTTTCGATGAGTGCCGCGACGTAACGCACGCGACCTGGATGATGGACACGGGGTTGAGTCGCAAGAAAGCCGATGCGGATCGTTATCGGCGGGCGATCGAGGCGGTTCAGAAAATGGGCTACGACCTGCAAGTTGTCGCCGCGGCGGCGAAGCGTCAGCCCGACGGATCGGTCAAGGTTCAAGTGACGGTCGAAAACCGCGGGATCGCTCCGTTTTATCACCATGGCTGGACCGTCCGTTTGCAGATCGCCAGCGATCAAAAGTTGATTGGGGAACTGGCGACCGATTGGTCGCCACGCATGATCCAACCGGGAGCGCGGAAGACGTTCGAACATACGCTCGATCCGGCAACACTGCCCGCCGGCAAACATCAACTGCAACTGCAGATCCCCAACCCGATGCCCTCAGGCAAACCACTCCGCTTCGCCAACCAAGCGGTCGATCCCCGCAGCGGTGCGCTAACGCTCGGCACCTTCGCGGTTGCGGGCTGA
- a CDS encoding LysR family transcriptional regulator, with translation MELDQLRNFLRVAEFGNFTRAAEAIGLSQPALSRSIARLEEELGQPVFERQPRLIALTDAGHILQERARQILALVDDVHREITDDGETGTIRLAGIPTIVPYFLPPLLREFGQACPEATVRVQEDTTEVLLKQLADGETDLAILARPLDAKYLDFEDLFEEELLLVMSPQHPLRDKPQIHLTDLDAMPFVLLGEAHCLTRNIVQFCQQKAMQPVSVERTSQLASVQELVTLGHGISLIPAMARALDASDRRIYRSLAGNQPTRQIVMAWNPYRFQSKLVLRFQECLRSFVQNHPPMAPGHES, from the coding sequence TTGGAACTCGATCAGCTACGCAATTTCTTGAGGGTCGCCGAGTTTGGCAACTTCACCCGCGCTGCCGAAGCGATCGGACTCTCTCAACCGGCGCTCAGTCGTTCGATCGCGCGGCTCGAAGAGGAACTGGGGCAGCCGGTTTTTGAACGCCAACCACGGTTGATCGCGCTGACCGACGCGGGGCACATCCTGCAGGAGAGGGCTCGCCAGATCTTAGCGCTGGTCGACGACGTCCATCGCGAGATCACCGACGATGGCGAAACCGGGACGATCCGGCTGGCAGGCATCCCGACGATCGTCCCCTATTTCCTGCCGCCGCTGCTGCGCGAATTCGGCCAAGCCTGTCCCGAGGCGACGGTTCGCGTGCAGGAGGATACGACCGAGGTCCTGCTGAAACAGCTGGCCGATGGCGAGACCGACCTCGCGATCCTCGCTCGCCCGTTGGACGCGAAGTATCTAGATTTCGAAGACCTGTTCGAAGAGGAGCTGCTGCTGGTGATGTCGCCACAGCATCCGCTGCGCGACAAACCTCAGATCCACTTGACCGATCTCGATGCGATGCCGTTTGTGCTGTTAGGCGAAGCGCACTGCCTGACGCGAAACATCGTGCAATTCTGCCAGCAGAAGGCGATGCAGCCGGTCTCGGTCGAACGGACCAGCCAACTGGCATCGGTCCAGGAACTGGTGACGCTGGGACACGGGATCAGTTTGATCCCCGCGATGGCTCGGGCGTTGGACGCTTCGGATCGGCGGATCTACCGATCGCTCGCCGGCAACCAACCGACGCGTCAGATCGTGATGGCATGGAACCCGTATCGATTCCAGAGCAAGCTAGTGCTCCGCTTCCAAGAGTGCCTGCGGTCGTTCGTGCAGAACCATCCGCCCATGGCACCGGGGCACGAGAGTTAG